In Marmota flaviventris isolate mMarFla1 chromosome 5 unlocalized genomic scaffold, mMarFla1.hap1 SUPER_5_unloc_2, whole genome shotgun sequence, one DNA window encodes the following:
- the LOC139703662 gene encoding olfactory receptor 14C36-like translates to MDNSTMITEFLLLGSPDGWDLNFLYFTVFPMTYLGTLLGNLLIITVTTADQNLHTPMYFFLRNLSILDMCFISITVPNACVNSLTGNRAISVAGCATQIFLVIFCASVELLFLTIMAWDRYVAICQPLQYPLVMNPQFCVRMTLASLLSGLLYAGVHTGNTFRLSFCQSKVVHQFFCDVPSLLRLSCSDTTSNKVLILVSAVVICGGCFLFIVVSYFRIFSAVLKFPTKAPGKAFSTCTPHILVVSVFLSSITGVYLRSSATSDTLDDMVLSAFYTMVPPFLNPLLYSLRNKQVKDAVRRLMGRQLFSGK, encoded by the coding sequence atggATAATTCCACCATGATAACTGAATTTCTCCTCCTGGGCTCTCCTGATGGCTGGGATCTGAATTTCCTCTATTTCACAGTATTCCCAATGACCTACTTGGGTACCTTGTTAGGGAACCTTCTCATCATCACTGTCACCACTGCTGACCAGAacctgcacacacccatgtacttcttccttaGGAACCTGTCCATCTTGGACATGTGCTTCATTTCCATCACTGTCCCCAATGCCTGTGTCAACTCTCTCACTGGCAACAGGGCCATTTCAGTGGCTGGTTGTGCAACCCAGATCTTCTTGGTCATTTTTTGTGCAAGTGTTGAACTTCTGTTTCTCACCATCATGGCCTgggaccgctatgtggccatctgccagcCCCTCCAGTACCCCCTTGTCATGAACCCTCAATTTTGTGTCCGCATGACCCTGGCTTCATTGCTCAGTGGTCTGCTGTATGCAGGTGTGCACACTGGGAACACATTTCGGCTGTCCTTCTGCCAGTCAAAAGTGGTCCATCAGTTCTTCTGTGATGTCCCCTCTCTGCTGAGGCTCTCCTGCTCTGACACCACCAGCAACAAGGTCCTTATTCTTGTCTCTGCTGTGGTCATTTGTGGTGGTTGCTTCCTTTTTATTGTCGTGTCATATTTTCGCATATTTTCTGCTGTGCTGAAATTTCCCACCAAAGCCCCAgggaaggccttctccacctgcacaCCTCACATCCTTGTGGTGTCCGTCTTCCTCAGTTCCATCACAGGTGTGTACCTGAGGTCCTCAGCAACCTCTGACACACTCGACGACATGGTTCTCTCTGCCTTTTACACCATGGTTCCTCCCTTCCTGAATCCTCTCCTCTACAGTCTCAGGAACAAACAGGTAAAGGACGCTGTGAGGAGATTAATGGGAAGACAGTTGTTCTCAGGGAAATGA